In Anthocerotibacter panamensis C109, the sequence GGTGCAGAAACAGATGGTGAAAAAGTACCGTGGAGTCCGGCTAAGTCTTGGGCATGAGCAGGATAGGCCGCGAGGGCTTGGGCGGTGACGACTTCCTCCGCCTGGGCTGCGGCCTCGATGGAGCCGAGGAGTAGACCTAGGCACAGGATCTGCCACAGACGTTGACGGGGATGGCTACGCTTGGTGCGACGATGGTAAGAAAGCATCTAGTTAAACCAAAAAGTAGAAATCTATTAACTCATGGAGTTCCTACCAAAACTGTTTTTAGTGAACTAAGTTTTGCGGTAAAACCAAGCACATGCACGCAGTCCGTCACCATACGACAGTTGCAGCCATGACACGGGCATAAAAGTCAGAGGCCACGCTCCAGGCACGACCTCTGATGAACTGTAAAGAATTGGGGAGGAACCCCGGTATCCCCCTAAATAGTGTCGCGCTCAATCAAGATGAACAGCGCAGCCAGACTGACCAGCGGGAAGACAAGCGTGGTGACATAGACCAACCAGGGGTAAACGTTCATAAATGGGCTCTCTGGATTCGGTTCGCTACTCTTTAGTGTGCATCCCAAGGGAACATCCTCAAAGACTGCTTAATATTTCGTATACATCCGCTTCGTGGCGCGGGCTTGCTATAGTACCTGTGATTATGTGCTTTGCCGCCACAGCCGTGGGGGTATCAGGTGAGAGGGCCGGAATTTTGGGGATTCAGGTGTTATTGGTGGACGACCATACCATTTTGCGCGAAGGGTTGCGTAGCCTCCTAGCCCGTGAGCAGGATATAGAAGTGATTGGGGAGGCAGCGAACGGAGCGCAACTCATGGATCTGCTACAAAACCGTCTCCCTGATGTGGTGGTCCTGGACTACGGGATGCCCTATATGGATGGTCTGGCGGCGACCCGCAAGATCCGTACCCTCTACCCCAGACTCAAGATCGTGATCCTCACCAACTACGACGATGAGGAGATTGTTGTGGGTCTGCTCGAAGCCGGGGCAGCAGGCTACCTGCTCAAAGACAGCGCCTCCAGAGAACTCGTTCAGGCTATCCGCACTGTCCATCAAGGCAGTTCGCTCCTCCAGCCGCAGATTACCCAAAAGATCCTCGCTCGTCTGAACCGCCCACCTGCACCTGCCGAAGGACTCCCTCCAAACGGCCTGACGGACCGGGAATGGGAGGTGCTAGGTCTGGTCGCTCGGGGACTGGACAACAAGGAGATCGCCAAAAATCTCTTCATCAGCTTACGGACGGTCCAGAACCATCTCAACAATATTTACGCCAAGCTCAATGTCCGGGGGCGGACGGAGGCGGCACTTTTTGCGGTGCAGCGGGGGCTAGGAGGACAAAGTAGCGCACCGCGTCCTTAATCTTGGGGGCTCATCGATTACGTTCTGTTAAAATTGTGAAGCATGCCTCTAGGGGTCAACATGCTTGGTGGGTTTCGGCAAATGCTGGGTAGCTTAAAGGGCGATATTCGCGCTGTCTTTGAGAAAGACCCGGCGGCTAAGAACTTTTTTGAAGTCATTCTATGCTACCCCGGCTTACACGCGGTACTTGCCTATCGTGTCGCGCACTGGCTATTGCATCTAAAGATCCCTGTCCTACCCCGCGTACTCTCTTTTGGGGCTCGTTTCCTGACCGGGATCGAGATTCACCCCGCCGCGTGCATTGGTCGGAGTTTTTTCATTGACCACGGCATGGGGGTGGTCATCGGGGAGACTGCCATTATTGGCGACCATGTCTTGATGTATCAGGGCGTGACCCTGGGTGGGACGGGCAAGCAACTGGGCAAACGCCACCCCACGTTGGGCAACAATGTCGTAGTCGGGGCGGGGGCGAAAGTCCTGGGCAATATCGAAGTCGGAAACAATGTCCGCATCGGTGCGGGTTCTGTGGTCTTGCACAGTGTTCCTGGTGACTGCACGGTGGTCGGGGTCCCCGGTCGGGTGGTCTATCAG encodes:
- a CDS encoding response regulator, with protein sequence MDDHTILREGLRSLLAREQDIEVIGEAANGAQLMDLLQNRLPDVVVLDYGMPYMDGLAATRKIRTLYPRLKIVILTNYDDEEIVVGLLEAGAAGYLLKDSASRELVQAIRTVHQGSSLLQPQITQKILARLNRPPAPAEGLPPNGLTDREWEVLGLVARGLDNKEIAKNLFISLRTVQNHLNNIYAKLNVRGRTEAALFAVQRGLGGQSSAPRP
- the cysE gene encoding serine O-acetyltransferase: MLGSLKGDIRAVFEKDPAAKNFFEVILCYPGLHAVLAYRVAHWLLHLKIPVLPRVLSFGARFLTGIEIHPAACIGRSFFIDHGMGVVIGETAIIGDHVLMYQGVTLGGTGKQLGKRHPTLGNNVVVGAGAKVLGNIEVGNNVRIGAGSVVLHSVPGDCTVVGVPGRVVYQGGKRMDPLAHAQIPDPVADVIRDLIHRVDELEQKLDEHSTPKVSAAYRSMEEFHNGLGI